Sequence from the Amycolatopsis sp. NBC_00345 genome:
CCCGGTGACCCGCTCCACGAGCATCTGGGCCAGCACGTAATTGGTGTTCGAGTACGACCAGGACGTGCCGGGCGCGAACAGCGGCGGGTGCGCCAGCGCCATCGCGACCAGCTCGGCCGGCTCGGCGCCGCGGTGGCGCAGCTGCTCCACGTTGCCCTGGAGCAGGTAGTCGGTGTAGTTGGGCAGGCCGCTGGTGTGCTGCAGCAGCTGGCGCACGGTGATCTTCGTGCCGTCGTTGCCGTTTCCGGTCACGACCCCCGGCAGGTACGCCGCGATCGGCGTGTCCAGGCGGACCCGGCCCTCGGCGACGAGCTGCAGCACCACCGTCGCGACGAAGGACTTCGTCACGCTGCCCGCCCGGAACCGCGCGCCGACCGGCATCGGGGTCCCGGACGCGAGGTCGCCGACGCCGCTGCGGACGGTCCGCGTCCGGCCGCCCTCACGCACCACGGCCTCCGCGCCCGGCACGCCGTCGCCCACCGTGAGCACGGCGAGCGCCTGCCGGACCGGGTCGGCAGGCGCGGCCGTGGCCGGCGCGGCGACCACGGCCGCGGTCAGCACGGCGAGCGTGCCGACGGCGGTGATCTGCCTGCAGCGTAAGGACATTCTCATGATCTTCCCCTCGGTCGAGTGCCTCAAGGAAGATCGTGTCGCGGCGGCGCGGGCGAAACCACCGGGCTGGCCC
This genomic interval carries:
- a CDS encoding serine hydrolase domain-containing protein — encoded protein: MRMSLRCRQITAVGTLAVLTAAVVAAPATAAPADPVRQALAVLTVGDGVPGAEAVVREGGRTRTVRSGVGDLASGTPMPVGARFRAGSVTKSFVATVVLQLVAEGRVRLDTPIAAYLPGVVTGNGNDGTKITVRQLLQHTSGLPNYTDYLLQGNVEQLRHRGAEPAELVAMALAHPPLFAPGTSWSYSNTNYVLAQMLVERVTGQSLAHEISARISRPLGLTGTSLPGRGDETLPAPHPRGYVDLPDTDGPVDFTDFDPSIAAGAGALVSTGADLDTFFTALLGGRLLPPAQLAEMKRTVPIPGSTQGYGLGLILQPLPGGGRYWGHDGEIFGFYARAGVTDSGRSATVLINEAPGPEAATGHLDAALETALTQR